From bacterium:
GCTTCGCTCGAGACCCCGCTCCACGCGGGGTTGCGCCACGAGCGCGAATTGTTCATCACCGCGTTCGCGAGCGAGGACGGCCGCGAGGGAGTCCGCGCGTTCCTGGAGAAGCGCGCGCCGCAGTTCAGCGGCCGCTGAAGCGCCGCCGGCCGGCGTGCCTCCCCGCGATCGGCAACCTGGAGGGATGATGAGCCGGAACCCGTTCGGCGATGCCCCCTTCCCGGGGACGTCGCGACCCAATCCATTCGGTGAAGAGCCCGCCACGATGGCCCCGGGCGAGGCCGCGCGGCGGATGGAGCAGGCGGCGAGGAAGATCCGCGGCCTGCGCAGTCAGCTCGGCTCCGAGGGGCTGACCCTCCACGGGACGCGTGAGCTGATCGACGAGGTCGCAGCCGCCCTCGAGGCCGGCGCGCGCGCGCTGCGCGGCCTGGAGTGAGCGGGCTCCAGTCCAGGATCGACAGGCGCTGTCCGTAGGCGTGGGAGGGCGGGACGTGAGCAGCACAGGCGCTCCGTTGCGCGTGGCGTTCCAGGGCGAGCTCGGCGCGTTCAGCGAGGAGGCGGCGCGCCGCTTTTTCTCCGAGCCCATTGAGCCGGTCCCCTGCCGGGAGTTCCGGGAGGTCGGGGCCGCGGTCGCCGGCGGATCGGTGGACTACGGCCTCCTCCCCATCGAGAATTCGCTGGCCGGGAGCGTCGTGGCATCGTACGACGTGCTGGCCGCCGAGCCGCTCGAGGTCGTGGGCGAGGTGATCGTGCCGATCCGCCATTGCCTGCTGGGCTTGCCCGGCGCGGAGATCGGACGGATCACCCGGGTGCTGTCCCACCCGGTCGCGCTGGCGCAGTGCAGCCGCTTCCTGACCGAGCATCCTGCCATCGAAGCGGTGGCCGTCTACGACACGGCGGGCGCCGCCCGCGACGTGGCGCGCGCCGGGGACCCGACCGTCGCGGCCATCGCCGGCCGCTCCGCCGCGGAGCGCTACGGCCTGGAGATCCTCGCCTCCAACATCGAGGACCGCCCGGACAACCAGACCCGGTTCCTGGTGGTGGCGCGGGCCGGCAGCGCGCCGCCACCCGATGCGGTGCGAGCGGGAAACCAGAAGAAGACGGCGCTCCTGGTCGAGGCGGACAACACGCCGGGCTCGCTCGTCCAGGTGCTGCTGCCGTTCGCGAACCGCGGCATCAACCTGTCCAAGCTGGAGTCGCGGCCGGCCGCGGAACCCTGGACCTATCGCTTCTTCATGGAACTGGAAGCCGATGTGGCGGCGCCGGACACCCAGGAGGCCCTGGCCGAAGTCCGTCGTCGCGCATCGTCGCTCCGGATCCTCGGCAGCTTCGTCCGGTGGACGCGATGACGGACGCGGAACGGCTCGAACAGTTGCGGCGTGCGATCGCCGCCCTCGACGCGGAGCTGGTCGAGCTG
This genomic window contains:
- a CDS encoding prephenate dehydratase, whose product is MRVAFQGELGAFSEEAARRFFSEPIEPVPCREFREVGAAVAGGSVDYGLLPIENSLAGSVVASYDVLAAEPLEVVGEVIVPIRHCLLGLPGAEIGRITRVLSHPVALAQCSRFLTEHPAIEAVAVYDTAGAARDVARAGDPTVAAIAGRSAAERYGLEILASNIEDRPDNQTRFLVVARAGSAPPPDAVRAGNQKKTALLVEADNTPGSLVQVLLPFANRGINLSKLESRPAAEPWTYRFFMELEADVAAPDTQEALAEVRRRASSLRILGSFVRWTR